The Camelina sativa cultivar DH55 unplaced genomic scaffold, Cs unpScaffold00495, whole genome shotgun sequence genome has a window encoding:
- the LOC104773222 gene encoding LEAF RUST 10 DISEASE-RESISTANCE LOCUS RECEPTOR-LIKE PROTEIN KINASE-like 2.7, giving the protein MYYPLTSCLIFLFLFSLFYHLPCASSKQELEWCETLFQCGDISAGFPFWGGNRPESCGNASLELHCDIKNITSLNISNLSYNVLQINQTSNTLKLVRADLLGSFCSATFNSTILPLEISEVLPIYKSLTIFYLCNPRLQYLSSYTCPGSGRGLVSAYQSPNYHSSCQGSFTVKVPTSFFPEVEKLNLDFLESVLRKGFEVKVKNDEILCEECSSSPALYRRCAQPFSCGDQGGLLFPFWIHGREDCGHPDFKLHCSSRLAELNVSAGTFRILDANYDSRIVRLARSDFKDIMCPTKPLHVPFDKSVVLPFAPDTMMLTIYYHFR; this is encoded by the exons ATGTACTATCCCCTTACTTCTTGtttgatctttctcttcctcttctccttatTCTACCATCTTCCTTGTGCTTCAAGTAAACAAGAACTTGAATGGTGTGAGACTCTGTTTCAGTGCGGAGATATCAGCGCAGGTTTCCCCTTCTGGGGAGGAAATCGTCCCGAATCTTGCGGTAATGCATCGCTGGAGCTTCACTGCGACATCAAAAACATTACCTCTTTAAATATCTCCAACCTAAGCTACAATGTCCTCCAAATAAATCAAACATCTAATACCCTCAAACTAGTCAGAGCAGACCTGTTAGGTTCTTTTTGCTCCGCTACATTCAATTCCACAATATTGCCTCTCGAAATCTCTGAGGTTTTGCCGATCTACAAGAGCCTCACTATTTTCTATCTCTGCAACCCTCGTCTTCAGTACCTTTCCAGTTATACATGTCCTGGGAGTGGGAGAGGTCTTGTCTCAGCGTATCAAAGCCCTAATTATCATAGCTCCTGCCAAGGAAGTTTCACAGTTAAAGTTCCTACCAGTTTCTTTCCAGAAGTGGAAAAATTGAATCTAGATTTCTTGGAAAGTGTTCTAAGAAAAGGATTTGAGGTGAAAGTGAAGAATGATGAGATACTGTGTGAAGAATGTTCATCCTCTC CTGCGCTTTATAGACGCTGCGCGCAACCGTTTAGTTGTGGCGATCAGGGCGGTCTCTTGTTCCCTTTCTGGATACATGGTAGAGAAGACTGTGGCCACCCAGATTTTAAGCTCCACTGTAGCAGCAGATTGGCAGAGCTTAACGTCTCCGCAGGGACATTCAGAATCTTAGATGCAAACTATGACTCTCGTATCGTAAGACTTGCCAGATCGGATTTTAAGGACATTATGTGTCCCACAAAACCACTACATGTGCCTTTCGATAAAAGCGTCGTCCTTCCATTCGCTCCTGACACCATGATGCTCACAATTTATTACCACTTCCGCTAA
- the LOC104773232 gene encoding LOW QUALITY PROTEIN: protein SUPPRESSOR OF NPR1-1 CONSTITUTIVE 4-like (The sequence of the model RefSeq protein was modified relative to this genomic sequence to represent the inferred CDS: inserted 2 bases in 2 codons), whose protein sequence is MRNITDVNSGRVSTNLKESCNSYVSIPMPGSALYTLRPENLTKTLEQGFELELNQDCSVCLESKGACGYNETSRSFVCYCNDGTFGNNCSSKKKSHGTLVKAIPIVGGSVAGVVLFLVFLTSLPCLLRKRETRLRQQNLKAXIPLEHYXFVEVKRITKSFVEVVGTGGFEIVYRGTLSDSRMVAVKVLKDSKGNGEDFINEVASMSRNSHLNIVSLLGFCSEGSKRAIIYEFLGNGSLDKFISSNNSVNMDWEALYRIALGVAHGLEYLHHGCKTRIVHFDIKPQNVLLDDNFCPKVSDFGLAKLCEKKESILYLLDTRGTVGYIAPEMISRVYGNVSHKSDVYSYGMLVLEMIGARNKEKSNQASSSNRSSMYFPEWIYRDLELVKSRRDIENGINNKEDELAKKMTLVGLWCIHPSPLDRPPMNRVVEMMEGSLDALEVPPRPVFQIPTVAFQESSTFSADTSVYTQE, encoded by the exons ATGAGAAATATAACTGACGTTAATAGTGGCCGTGTGTCTACTAACTTGAAGGAATCTTGCAATTCATACGTCAGTATACCTATGCCTGGATCGGCGTTGTACACGCTGCGTCCAGAGAATTTAACGAAGACTCTTGAACAGGGTTTCGAGCTTGAACTTAATCAAGACTGTTCAGTGTGTTTAGAGTCTAAGGGTGCTTGTGGATACAATGAGACTTCAAGATCATTTGTCTGCTATTGTAACGATGGAACCTTCGGGAATAATTGTAGCTCTAAAAAGAAAAGTCACG GGACTTTGGTCAAAGCAATTCCCATAG ttggGGGTTCAGTAGCAGGAGTTGTTTTGTTCCTGGTCTTCTTAACGTCGCTTCCCTGTTTGCTCCGGAAGAGAGAAACACGGCTGAGACAACAGAATCTGAAGG CAATTCCACTCGAACACT CTTTTGTGGAAGTGAAGAGAATTACAAAATCTTTTGTGGAAGTGGTTGGGACAGGCggatttgaaattgtttatcgAGGAACACTTAGTGACAGTCGTATGGTTGCGGTGAAGGTCTTGAAAGACTCAAAGGGCAATGGTGAAGACTTCATCAATGAAGTTGCTAGCATGAGCAGAAATTCTCATCTCAACATTGTCTCCTTGCTTGGTTTCTGCTCTGAAGGTTCTAAAAGAGCAATTATATATGAGTTTTTGGGAAATGGGTCCCTTGATAAGTTCATCTCAAGCAACAACTCGGTCAATATGGATTGGGAGGCACTATATAGAATCGCGCTTGGAGTTGCTCATGGTCTAGAGTACTTGCACCATGGGTGCAAAACAAGGATTGTACATTTCGACATTAAACCACAAAATGTACTCTTAGATGACAACTTCTGTCCCAAAGTTTCGGACTTTGGTCTCGCTAAGCTATgtgagaagaaagagagcaTCCTATATTTGCTAGACACAAGAGGTACAGTAGGGTACATTGCGCCAGAGATGATCTCCAGAGTTTATGGGAATGTGTCGCACAAGTCAGATGTGTATAGCTATGGAATGTTGGTTCTTGAGATGATTGGTGCaaggaacaaagaaaaatctaatCAAGCCTCTTCTTCTAACAGAAGTTCGATGTACTTTCCTGAATGGATCTATAGGGATCTTGAATTAGTAAAGTCGAGAAGGGATATTGAGAATGGAATCAACAACAAGGAAGACGAGCTAGCAAAAAAGATGACATTGGTGGGCTTGTGGTGTATTCATCCTTCTCCACTAGATCGCCCACCGATGAACAGAGTTGTAGAAATGATGGAAGGAAGCTTGGATGCTCTTGAAGTCCCTCCTAGGCCTGTTTTCCAAATCCCCACAGTGGCTTTTCAAGAATCTTCAACATTTTCAGCGGATACCTCTGTTTACACTCAAGAATGA